One genomic region from Actinocatenispora thailandica encodes:
- a CDS encoding GntR family transcriptional regulator: MVDFSGVDPDRVEPLYEQVAEVLRAAIKAGEVQPGYRLPSESGIVQASGVSRLTARRAVQLLVSEGLVTVVQGRGTFVKK, encoded by the coding sequence ATGGTCGACTTCTCAGGGGTGGATCCCGATCGGGTCGAGCCCCTGTACGAGCAGGTGGCCGAGGTGCTCCGGGCTGCGATCAAGGCCGGCGAGGTGCAGCCCGGCTATCGGTTGCCGTCAGAGTCCGGCATCGTGCAAGCGAGCGGCGTCTCGCGGCTGACCGCACGCCGCGCCGTCCAGTTGCTCGTCTCGGAAGGCTTGGTCACGGTCGTGCAGGGCCGGGGCACCTTCGTCAAGAAGTAG
- a CDS encoding alpha/beta fold hydrolase, with product MGYVTVSDGTEIYYKDWGSGQPVVFSHGWPLNADAWEDQLLCVAENGYRGIAHDRRGHGRSSKVWHGYDYDTFADDLAALIEKLDLHDVVLVAHSMGGGEIARYVGRHGTARLSKMVMVGAVPPLMLKTDNNPDGLPMDVFDGIRDGIRTGRSQFWRDLTEPFFGANRPGNKVTQGNKDDFWRMAMQQTIKGAIDCVAQFSETDFTPDLRKIDVPTLLVHGDDDQIVPIGPASQKAATIIPNATLKVYPGASHGLAAVAGTREQFNTDLLEFLRS from the coding sequence ATGGGTTACGTGACGGTATCGGACGGCACCGAGATCTACTACAAGGACTGGGGCAGCGGACAACCGGTCGTGTTCAGCCACGGCTGGCCACTCAACGCCGACGCCTGGGAAGACCAGCTGCTGTGCGTGGCGGAGAACGGCTACCGCGGCATCGCGCACGACCGGCGCGGCCACGGCCGCTCGTCGAAGGTGTGGCACGGGTACGACTACGACACGTTCGCCGACGACCTCGCCGCGCTGATCGAGAAGCTCGACCTGCACGACGTCGTCCTGGTCGCGCACTCGATGGGCGGCGGCGAGATCGCCCGCTACGTGGGCCGGCACGGCACCGCGCGACTGAGCAAGATGGTGATGGTCGGCGCGGTACCGCCGCTGATGCTCAAAACCGACAACAACCCGGACGGCCTGCCGATGGACGTGTTCGACGGCATCCGGGACGGCATCCGCACCGGGCGGTCGCAGTTCTGGCGCGACCTCACCGAGCCGTTCTTCGGGGCGAACCGGCCCGGCAACAAGGTCACCCAGGGCAACAAGGACGACTTCTGGCGGATGGCCATGCAGCAGACGATCAAGGGCGCGATCGACTGCGTGGCGCAGTTCTCCGAGACCGACTTCACGCCCGACCTGCGCAAGATCGACGTACCGACGCTGCTGGTGCACGGCGACGACGACCAGATCGTGCCCATCGGCCCGGCCTCGCAGAAGGCGGCGACGATCATCCCGAACGCCACCCTCAAGGTCTATCCCGGCGCCTCGCACGGCCTGGCCGCCGTGGCCGGCACCCGGGAGCAGTTCAACACCGACCTGCTGGAGTTCCTCCGGAGCTGA
- a CDS encoding ribbon-helix-helix domain-containing protein, whose translation MDKVRMSIYLSRAQLEGLKEMARPTGRSRNQLIREGIDLALLRVIDTSGPTPRGPGHTTS comes from the coding sequence ATGGACAAGGTGCGCATGAGCATCTATCTCAGCCGTGCACAGCTGGAAGGGCTCAAGGAAATGGCCCGTCCGACTGGCCGGTCTCGGAACCAACTCATCCGAGAAGGCATCGATCTCGCGCTGCTGAGAGTGATCGACACGTCCGGACCCACGCCGCGCGGGCCGGGTCACACTACTTCTTGA
- a CDS encoding acetoacetate--CoA ligase yields the protein MGGIDQDATGEAAETGAVLWRPPADVADRTRVGDYLRWLREHRGRDFAGYADLYDWSVTDLAGFWSSVWEYFDLTPGVPAGPALTEDRMPGARWFPQARLNYAQRVLAMPGLADDDLAVLGRSQSRGPVELTAAQLRDQVARARAGLVRLGVGRGDRVAAYLPNVPETVVLLLATASLGAVFSSCAPEFGTRSVCDRWQQIEPTVLVAVDGYQYGRKAIDRTAEVAAIRDALPSVRHTVVLSYLDGVAAVPDALSWQEFTAEAGPLEFEQVGFDHPLYVLYSSGTTGLPKPIVHGHGGILLEHVKSHALHADLGPGDRFFWFSTTGWMMWNYLVSAPAVGAAIVLYDGNPGYPDLGALWQLAAETGVTYFGTSAPFLLSCRKAELVPNQLAELSRIRGVGSTGAPLPPEGFRWVYENVGADVLLSSFSGGTDVCTGFVGGSPLLPVYEGEISGRCLGCAVESFDANGTPQRDRLGELVITRPMPSMPVGFWGDTDGSRYADAYFSVFPGVWRHGDWITITSRGTCLITGRSDATLNRGGVRLGTAEFYSVVEGLPQVEDSVVVHLEDDEGGAGELLLFVVPAAGVDLDDELRRTINTALRSNLSPRHVPDAIYQVPAVPHTLSAKKLEVPVKRILTGTPADSAAAKGALANPESLSAFEQLARDRQG from the coding sequence ATGGGCGGGATCGACCAGGACGCGACCGGCGAGGCGGCCGAGACCGGCGCGGTGCTGTGGCGGCCACCGGCCGACGTGGCCGACCGTACCCGGGTCGGTGACTACCTGCGCTGGCTGCGCGAGCACCGCGGGCGCGACTTCGCCGGCTACGCCGACCTGTACGACTGGTCGGTGACCGACCTGGCCGGTTTCTGGTCCTCGGTCTGGGAGTACTTCGACCTCACGCCCGGGGTGCCGGCCGGCCCGGCGCTGACCGAGGACCGGATGCCCGGTGCGCGCTGGTTCCCGCAGGCGCGGCTGAACTACGCGCAGCGGGTGCTCGCGATGCCCGGCCTGGCCGACGACGATCTCGCGGTGCTCGGCCGGTCGCAGAGCCGCGGCCCGGTGGAGCTGACCGCGGCGCAGCTGCGCGACCAGGTGGCGCGGGCCCGGGCCGGGCTGGTCCGGCTCGGCGTCGGCAGGGGCGACCGGGTCGCCGCCTACCTGCCGAACGTGCCGGAGACGGTGGTGCTGCTGCTCGCCACCGCGAGCCTGGGTGCGGTGTTCTCCAGCTGCGCGCCGGAGTTCGGCACCCGCAGCGTGTGCGACCGCTGGCAGCAGATCGAACCGACCGTGCTGGTCGCGGTCGACGGCTACCAGTACGGGCGCAAGGCGATCGACCGCACCGCCGAGGTGGCGGCGATCCGGGACGCGCTGCCCAGCGTCCGGCACACCGTGGTGTTGTCCTATCTGGACGGTGTCGCCGCGGTGCCGGACGCGTTGTCCTGGCAGGAGTTCACCGCCGAGGCCGGGCCACTGGAGTTCGAGCAGGTCGGTTTCGACCACCCGCTCTACGTGCTCTACTCGTCCGGGACGACCGGGCTGCCGAAGCCGATCGTGCACGGCCACGGCGGCATCCTGCTCGAACACGTCAAGTCGCACGCGCTGCATGCCGATCTCGGCCCCGGCGACCGGTTCTTCTGGTTCTCCACCACCGGCTGGATGATGTGGAACTACCTGGTCAGCGCGCCGGCGGTGGGCGCCGCGATCGTGCTGTACGACGGGAATCCCGGCTACCCCGACCTCGGTGCCCTGTGGCAGCTGGCGGCCGAGACGGGCGTGACCTACTTCGGTACCTCCGCGCCGTTCCTGCTGTCCTGCCGCAAGGCGGAGCTGGTGCCCAACCAGCTCGCCGAGCTGAGCCGGATCCGGGGCGTCGGGTCGACCGGCGCGCCGCTGCCGCCGGAAGGCTTCCGCTGGGTGTACGAGAACGTCGGCGCCGACGTGCTGCTGTCGTCGTTCTCCGGCGGTACCGACGTGTGCACCGGCTTCGTCGGCGGCTCGCCGCTGCTGCCGGTGTACGAGGGGGAGATCTCCGGCCGCTGCCTGGGCTGCGCGGTGGAGTCGTTCGACGCCAACGGAACCCCGCAGCGCGACCGGCTCGGCGAGCTGGTGATCACCCGACCGATGCCGTCGATGCCGGTCGGATTCTGGGGCGACACCGACGGCTCCCGGTACGCCGACGCGTACTTCTCGGTGTTCCCGGGCGTGTGGCGGCACGGCGACTGGATCACCATCACCTCCCGCGGCACCTGCCTGATCACCGGGCGGTCCGACGCCACGCTCAACCGCGGCGGGGTGCGGCTGGGTACCGCCGAGTTCTACTCGGTGGTCGAGGGGCTGCCGCAGGTCGAGGACTCGGTGGTGGTGCACCTGGAGGACGACGAGGGCGGCGCCGGTGAGCTGCTGCTGTTCGTGGTGCCGGCGGCCGGGGTCGACCTGGACGACGAGCTGCGCCGCACCATCAACACCGCGCTGCGGTCCAACCTGTCGCCCCGGCACGTACCGGACGCGATCTACCAGGTGCCGGCGGTCCCGCACACGCTGTCGGCGAAGAAGTTGGAGGTGCCGGTCAAGCGGATCCTGACCGGGACGCCGGCCGATTCGGCGGCGGCGAAGGGCGCGCTGGCCAATCCGGAGTCGCTGTCCGCGTTCGAGCAGCTCGCCCGGGACCGTCAGGGCTGA
- a CDS encoding TetR/AcrR family transcriptional regulator, which translates to MPSTPAGGSGGRRGGTRDRILDAAAEVMHRDGLARATTKQIARAAGYSEATLYKHFEDKTELFLAVLHERLPSLAGLLAAEPDGSLRDNLVAIAARTLAFYHDSYPIGASLFSEPRLLAAHRAELERRGAGPHKPVDGLTGYLRDQQRAGRIRADADCAAAARLLIGGCLQHAFLDTFAQREYDPAQAQQRAAALVDTLLAGLR; encoded by the coding sequence GTGCCGAGCACGCCTGCGGGTGGCAGCGGAGGGCGACGCGGCGGTACCCGGGACCGGATCCTCGACGCCGCCGCCGAGGTGATGCACCGCGACGGGCTCGCTCGTGCCACCACCAAGCAGATCGCCAGGGCGGCCGGCTACTCCGAGGCCACGCTGTACAAGCATTTCGAGGACAAGACCGAGCTGTTCCTCGCGGTCCTGCACGAACGGCTGCCCTCGCTCGCCGGGCTGCTCGCCGCCGAACCGGACGGTTCGCTGCGCGACAACCTGGTCGCCATCGCCGCCCGAACACTCGCCTTCTACCACGACAGTTACCCGATCGGCGCCTCGCTGTTCTCCGAGCCGAGGCTGCTCGCCGCGCACCGCGCCGAGCTGGAGCGCCGCGGCGCCGGGCCGCACAAACCGGTCGACGGCCTCACCGGCTACCTGCGCGACCAGCAGCGCGCCGGCCGGATACGGGCCGATGCCGACTGCGCCGCGGCGGCCCGGCTGCTGATCGGCGGCTGCCTGCAGCACGCGTTCCTGGACACCTTCGCGCAGCGCGAGTACGACCCGGCGCAGGCGCAGCAGCGGGCCGCGGCGCTGGTCGACACGCTGCTCGCCGGCCTGCGCTGA